The following proteins are encoded in a genomic region of alpha proteobacterium U9-1i:
- a CDS encoding adenylate cyclase, translating to MSNGWLIAAQADAGIGAELAAGFGLDLLHPGPPEEREAVLAPLTATPNLGLLLTPQGARDDAFVALLRMLAGRRDGAQLILTSQETLAAFPFIPNTWPVLSLEEALRRARLSAERRAGPLPPEPEAPALHAEAAAEPTPTHVADPEPQAEPTPSHSVEDAPAPADEAQAPDVFISYHTWDQAKAQKLADALRKAGLDVWLAQQDLEAGPAFAEQVLQKLRGSKAAIALWSDHSVASQWVLREAHEADQERKLIPARIGDVSPPSAFVSYHTPDLSHWNGDVTDRAFEHLLRAVQAKVSGEQTESFGAQSPLDDAETHDLRGEQIEEAKRVTEDEHEDVGAARESDEPVAAAPPASVAAPEPPPAPAPQDHDEAPPAPPSAPQIQRMDDPPVEMARKRSAPPGAPIGGMVGGLSRNAAPSAPADATAFAPKKLRRAEAELVRIAIHQPKDLQAVIKAARKADPRTNPAPQSMGIGEVALGSSVGVSLEVKGAACDGALQRRTWSGDPLDFSFAVEADADVKQVVILARVFVNDAQIGVLAFTRGVTGPRPKALSDGERVRLKRHKRVFLSYSSKDRETVSTIATAYEAAGVAHFWDRTSLKSGEEWHPRLRREIDRCDLFHLCWSKAAASSEWVEKEATHALGLRRRKKKPDITVQMLDGPPWAKHPDALDSINFDDFVRAAIVGYARGDADSAAP from the coding sequence ATGAGCAATGGCTGGCTGATCGCCGCGCAGGCGGACGCTGGGATCGGCGCGGAACTGGCGGCCGGCTTCGGGCTGGACCTGCTCCACCCAGGCCCCCCGGAGGAGCGCGAGGCCGTCCTGGCCCCGCTCACGGCCACCCCCAACTTGGGTCTCCTCTTAACACCGCAGGGCGCGCGCGACGATGCGTTCGTGGCGCTGCTCCGGATGCTCGCGGGTCGACGTGACGGAGCGCAGCTGATCCTCACCAGCCAGGAAACGCTCGCGGCGTTTCCGTTCATTCCAAACACGTGGCCGGTGCTGTCGCTTGAGGAAGCGCTGCGTCGCGCGCGCCTCTCCGCCGAACGCCGCGCCGGCCCGTTGCCGCCCGAGCCGGAAGCGCCGGCGCTACACGCGGAAGCCGCAGCAGAGCCCACGCCGACGCACGTCGCAGATCCCGAGCCTCAAGCGGAGCCAACGCCCTCTCACAGTGTTGAGGATGCGCCAGCGCCCGCGGATGAAGCGCAGGCGCCGGACGTTTTCATCTCCTACCACACCTGGGATCAAGCGAAGGCGCAGAAACTGGCCGACGCGCTCCGCAAGGCCGGCCTCGACGTCTGGCTCGCCCAGCAAGATCTGGAAGCCGGCCCCGCGTTCGCTGAACAAGTTCTGCAGAAGCTGCGCGGCAGCAAAGCCGCGATCGCGCTTTGGTCCGATCATTCAGTCGCCAGCCAATGGGTGCTCCGCGAAGCACACGAAGCCGATCAAGAGCGCAAGCTCATCCCCGCACGCATCGGCGACGTGAGTCCGCCAAGCGCGTTCGTGAGTTATCACACGCCCGACCTCAGCCACTGGAACGGCGATGTTACGGACAGGGCTTTCGAGCATCTCCTGCGCGCCGTCCAAGCAAAAGTCTCCGGCGAGCAAACTGAAAGCTTCGGCGCGCAATCGCCACTCGACGATGCAGAAACCCACGATCTGCGCGGCGAACAAATCGAAGAAGCCAAGCGCGTCACCGAAGACGAGCACGAGGACGTTGGCGCCGCGCGCGAGAGCGACGAGCCCGTCGCCGCCGCGCCGCCCGCCAGCGTCGCCGCACCGGAACCACCACCCGCTCCCGCCCCGCAGGATCACGACGAGGCGCCGCCAGCGCCGCCGTCTGCGCCACAAATTCAGCGCATGGACGATCCCCCGGTGGAGATGGCGCGCAAGCGTTCCGCCCCACCGGGCGCACCGATCGGCGGCATGGTTGGCGGCCTCTCGCGCAACGCCGCGCCCAGCGCGCCCGCCGACGCCACCGCATTCGCGCCGAAAAAGCTCCGCCGCGCTGAAGCCGAACTCGTCCGCATCGCCATCCACCAACCCAAGGATTTGCAAGCGGTCATCAAAGCCGCGCGCAAGGCCGATCCGCGCACCAATCCCGCGCCACAGAGCATGGGCATCGGCGAAGTCGCGCTCGGATCGAGTGTTGGCGTCTCGCTCGAAGTCAAAGGCGCCGCCTGCGACGGCGCTCTGCAGCGGCGCACATGGAGCGGCGATCCGCTCGATTTCTCATTCGCCGTCGAAGCCGATGCCGATGTAAAGCAAGTCGTCATCCTGGCGCGCGTTTTCGTCAACGACGCGCAGATCGGCGTGCTCGCCTTCACACGCGGCGTCACCGGCCCACGCCCAAAGGCGTTGTCCGATGGCGAACGCGTGCGCCTCAAGCGGCACAAGCGCGTGTTCTTGTCGTATTCGAGCAAGGACCGCGAAACCGTCTCCACCATCGCCACCGCCTACGAAGCCGCGGGCGTCGCGCATTTTTGGGATCGCACCTCGCTCAAATCGGGCGAGGAATGGCACCCGCGCTTGCGCCGCGAGATCGATCGCTGCGATCTCTTCCATTTGTGCTGGTCGAAGGCGGCCGCTTCGTCGGAATGGGTTGAGAAAGAAGCGACCCATGCCCTTGGTCTGCGCCGTCGCAAGAAGAAGCCCGACATCACCGTACAGATGCTCGACGGCCCGCCTTGGGCCAAGCATCCCGACGCGCTCGACAGCATCAATTTCGACGATTTCGTCCGCGCCGCCATCGTCGGCTACGCCCGCGGCGACGCCGACTCCGCGGCGCCATAA
- a CDS encoding peptidase, S41 family: MPAAAVEAAGDPISAMSRSTRTGVGMRRRAILAGLGYSALAPNAWAQSELRGRDTAGDIAILREAFEALHPGLYRYASPEAMNGRFAALEQTWARDQTRAAAYLSLSRFLASIQCGHTYANFYNQRRTVAEELFAGRNRLPFHFAWLDERMIVLRNHSGEARLAPGTQVLSINGRSSRRVLRDLVPLMRADGGNDDKRRALLEVRGIDRFESFDIFYPLAFPNQAANAFALRVRTPDGLTHRLEVAPIDLAARRAQMATLARADNAPAWSLTYPNPRSAVLTMPTWALYNSSWDWRGFLDSAFAEIDDRAIARLIVDLRGNEGGLDCGHEIIARLIDRDLPLAAYERRVRFRTTPGHLNPYLDTWDDSFRTLGEGAEPLGNGSYRLPASAETRAIAPKGPRFRGELTVLIDAANSSATFQFADLIRSHSLGRLFGTATGGNKRGINGGAFFFLRLPASGLEADLPLIGTFPLAAAPNSGIAPDVWVVASVEDIALGRDPVMGAALA, translated from the coding sequence ATGCCCGCCGCCGCCGTCGAGGCGGCAGGCGATCCGATTTCAGCCATGAGCCGTAGCACCCGCACAGGAGTGGGCATGCGGCGGCGCGCAATTTTGGCTGGGCTCGGTTATTCGGCGCTGGCGCCCAATGCCTGGGCGCAATCCGAGCTTCGCGGGCGCGACACCGCGGGCGACATCGCCATCTTGCGCGAGGCGTTCGAAGCCTTGCACCCCGGCCTTTATCGGTACGCCTCGCCCGAGGCGATGAACGGGCGTTTCGCCGCACTTGAGCAGACATGGGCGCGAGACCAAACGCGCGCGGCCGCCTACCTCTCGCTCTCGCGCTTCCTCGCCAGCATTCAATGCGGCCACACCTACGCGAACTTCTACAATCAGCGCCGTACCGTGGCGGAGGAATTGTTCGCCGGCCGCAACCGCCTGCCGTTTCATTTCGCGTGGCTGGACGAACGCATGATCGTGCTGCGCAATCACAGCGGCGAAGCACGCTTGGCGCCAGGAACCCAAGTGCTGTCGATCAACGGCCGCTCCAGTCGGCGCGTGCTGCGCGACCTGGTGCCGCTGATGCGCGCCGATGGCGGCAACGATGACAAGCGTCGCGCTTTGCTGGAGGTACGCGGCATCGATCGTTTCGAAAGTTTCGATATCTTCTATCCGCTCGCATTTCCCAACCAAGCTGCGAACGCGTTTGCCTTACGCGTGCGCACGCCGGACGGCCTCACGCATCGCCTTGAGGTCGCGCCGATTGATCTGGCTGCTCGTCGCGCTCAAATGGCCACGTTGGCGCGCGCTGACAACGCACCCGCGTGGTCCCTCACCTATCCGAACCCACGTTCCGCGGTGCTGACGATGCCGACATGGGCGCTCTACAATTCGAGCTGGGACTGGCGCGGTTTTCTTGATTCAGCTTTCGCCGAAATCGACGACCGCGCCATTGCCCGCCTGATCGTGGATTTACGCGGCAACGAGGGCGGGCTTGATTGCGGACACGAGATCATTGCACGGCTCATCGATCGTGACCTGCCGCTCGCGGCCTACGAACGGCGCGTGCGTTTCCGAACCACGCCGGGCCATCTCAATCCCTATCTCGACACCTGGGACGACAGTTTCCGTACGCTTGGCGAAGGCGCCGAGCCGCTTGGCAACGGCTCGTATCGGCTTCCGGCCAGCGCTGAAACGCGCGCAATCGCGCCGAAAGGCCCGCGTTTTCGCGGCGAACTGACTGTCCTGATCGATGCGGCGAACAGCTCCGCCACGTTTCAATTCGCCGACCTCATTCGCAGCCATTCTCTCGGCCGTCTGTTTGGAACGGCCACCGGCGGCAACAAACGCGGCATCAACGGCGGCGCCTTTTTCTTTCTTCGGTTGCCAGCCTCCGGGCTCGAAGCGGATCTGCCGTTGATCGGCACATTTCCCCTCGCTGCCGCCCCTAATTCGGGCATTGCGCCCGATGTGTGGGTGGTCGCCAGTGTCGAAGACATCGCGCTCGGCCGCGATCCGGTTATGGGCGCAGCACTCGCTTAG
- a CDS encoding ABC transporter, producing MAAQPAQYIFSMQGLSKTYPGGKKVFENIWLSFFPDAKIGVVGVNGSGKSTLMKIMAGLDKDFTGEAFAMAGTKMGYLEQEPHIDTNLGVRENVEAWCEEKKLVARFNDVSIKLGEDYSDELMEEMTALQEKIDAADAWDIDSKIEMAMDALRCPPDDADVTKLSGGERRRIALCRLLLSKPDMLLLDEPTNHLDAESVAWLQHHLEAFPGCVILVTHDRYFLDQVTKWTLELDRGKGHPHEGNYSAWLEIKAKRSEQESSESESRKKALSRELEWVRQSPKARQAKSKARLSRYEEMAAEAEREKQTFATIQIPPGPRLGQNVIEFDGLKKAFGDKLLIDGLTFKLPPGGIVGIIGPNGAGKSTLFRMITGDQKPDEGKIVVGESVKLGFVDQSRDALDDKKNVWEEISGGLDVITVGNREIPSRAYVSSFNFKGADQQKKVGQLSGGERNRVHLAKTLLTGANVLLLDEPTNDLDVETLQSLEAALEDFAGCAVVISHDRWFLNRLATHILAFEGDSHVEWFEGDFDSYEEDKKRRLGADSLIPHRIKFQKFGR from the coding sequence ATGGCGGCCCAACCCGCTCAATACATATTCTCGATGCAGGGTCTCTCGAAGACCTATCCGGGCGGCAAGAAGGTGTTCGAGAACATCTGGCTGTCGTTCTTTCCGGACGCGAAGATCGGCGTCGTTGGCGTCAACGGCTCGGGCAAGTCGACCTTGATGAAAATCATGGCCGGGCTCGACAAGGATTTCACGGGCGAAGCCTTCGCCATGGCCGGCACCAAGATGGGCTATCTTGAGCAGGAGCCGCACATCGATACGAACCTCGGCGTGCGCGAGAACGTCGAGGCGTGGTGCGAGGAAAAAAAGCTCGTCGCGCGCTTCAACGATGTCAGCATCAAGCTCGGCGAGGATTACTCGGACGAGCTCATGGAAGAGATGACGGCGCTGCAGGAAAAGATCGACGCCGCCGACGCCTGGGACATCGACTCGAAGATCGAAATGGCGATGGACGCGCTGCGCTGTCCGCCGGACGACGCGGACGTTACCAAACTATCGGGTGGCGAGCGCCGGCGCATCGCGCTGTGTCGCTTGTTGTTGTCGAAGCCCGACATGCTGCTGCTGGACGAGCCGACCAACCACCTCGACGCTGAAAGCGTAGCGTGGCTGCAGCATCACCTCGAAGCGTTTCCGGGTTGCGTCATCCTCGTCACCCACGATCGTTACTTCCTGGATCAGGTGACGAAGTGGACGCTGGAGCTCGACCGCGGCAAGGGCCACCCGCACGAGGGCAATTATTCGGCGTGGCTTGAGATCAAAGCCAAGCGCAGCGAGCAGGAATCGTCCGAGAGCGAGAGCCGCAAGAAGGCGCTGTCGCGCGAATTGGAATGGGTGCGTCAATCTCCCAAAGCGCGTCAGGCTAAGTCGAAAGCACGTTTGTCGCGCTACGAGGAAATGGCGGCCGAGGCCGAGCGCGAGAAGCAAACCTTCGCGACGATCCAGATTCCGCCCGGACCACGGCTCGGACAGAATGTCATCGAGTTCGACGGCTTGAAGAAAGCGTTCGGCGACAAATTGTTGATCGACGGTTTGACGTTCAAGCTGCCGCCTGGGGGCATTGTCGGCATCATTGGCCCGAACGGCGCCGGCAAATCGACTCTGTTCCGCATGATCACTGGCGATCAGAAGCCGGACGAAGGAAAAATCGTTGTCGGCGAAAGCGTGAAGCTCGGCTTCGTCGATCAATCGCGCGATGCGCTCGACGACAAGAAGAACGTGTGGGAGGAAATTTCCGGCGGGCTCGATGTTATTACCGTTGGCAACCGCGAAATTCCGTCGCGCGCTTACGTGTCAAGCTTCAACTTCAAAGGCGCCGATCAGCAGAAGAAAGTGGGCCAGCTCTCCGGCGGTGAACGCAACCGCGTGCACCTGGCCAAGACCTTGCTCACCGGGGCCAACGTGCTGCTGCTCGACGAACCGACCAATGATCTCGACGTGGAGACGCTGCAATCGCTGGAAGCTGCGCTCGAGGATTTCGCCGGCTGCGCCGTGGTGATCAGCCACGATCGCTGGTTCTTGAACCGCTTGGCGACGCACATCCTCGCGTTCGAGGGCGATAGCCATGTCGAGTGGTTCGAAGGCGATTTCGACAGCTACGAAGAGGACAAAAAACGCCGCTTAGGCGCCGACAGCTTGATCCCGCACCGGATCAAGTTTCAGAAGTTCGGGCGGTAG
- a CDS encoding peptidase of M13 family translates to MTTFTRRAVSTSALALAAGCASSNTATPSVAPAPDRPRAAIGSFGIDLTSIDPSVRPGNDFFQYVNGTWMNANTIPDDRTSWGTNEMLIVKAEHDVRVIVEEAALAGGAPGSTQKKIADYYNAYLNQDAIDAAGLTPIQPTLAEIAALRTHEQVVRFVGRPGVGVTFPITLAIGLDEGNPDRYLPQMSHAGIGLPEREYYRRTDRQFPQLRQQYEAACATMLGLVGDANGPAHARAIMLLETQIAEIHWPVAERRERERTYNLKRRAEVRALAPRFPWDAYFDARGLANQDEVVIAELNTMTPLAELVMRTPVSTWRAYITWHYVRTKAHVLPRAIDDANFAFFGQQLNGQPRQRERWQRAIQAINNSMGEAVGELYVARHFPPEAKTQALALVENMRRAYGERIDASTWMSPATKVLAREKLATFRPKIGYPDRWKDYSALDIRAGDAFGNQMRWAVWDWSNDVARLGRPSDREEWFMMPHAVNAYYNPPFNEIVFPAGYLQPPLFDPNADPAVNYGAIGGVIGHEMGHGFDDQGAKSDARGVLRDWWLPEDVTRFQAVTGRLADQYSEFEPLPGLHLNGRLSLGENIGDCGGLQVALHAYRIALNGQEAPVLEGTTGLQRFFMGRAQHRKQIVREQQLRNQVMTGPHSPARYRINGPARNMDAWYEAFNVQPGDALYLPPDQRITIW, encoded by the coding sequence ATGACAACGTTCACACGCCGCGCGGTTTCGACGTCCGCGCTCGCGCTTGCCGCCGGCTGCGCCTCGTCCAACACGGCAACCCCCAGCGTGGCCCCCGCACCAGATCGCCCGCGCGCGGCAATCGGATCATTCGGCATCGATCTCACATCGATCGATCCAAGTGTCCGGCCGGGCAATGACTTCTTCCAGTACGTCAACGGCACGTGGATGAACGCCAACACGATCCCGGACGACCGCACGTCCTGGGGCACGAACGAAATGCTCATCGTCAAGGCTGAGCACGACGTGCGTGTGATTGTTGAGGAAGCGGCGCTCGCGGGCGGCGCACCTGGCTCGACGCAGAAGAAAATCGCCGATTATTACAACGCCTATCTGAACCAGGATGCGATCGACGCCGCGGGCTTGACGCCGATCCAGCCCACGCTCGCCGAAATTGCCGCGTTGCGCACGCACGAACAAGTCGTGCGCTTCGTCGGCCGCCCCGGCGTCGGCGTCACGTTCCCGATCACGCTTGCGATCGGCCTCGATGAAGGCAATCCCGATCGTTACCTGCCGCAGATGTCACATGCCGGCATCGGCCTGCCGGAGCGCGAATATTATCGCCGCACCGATCGTCAATTCCCGCAATTGCGCCAGCAATACGAAGCCGCTTGCGCCACGATGCTGGGCCTTGTTGGCGATGCCAACGGGCCCGCGCACGCGCGCGCGATCATGTTGCTGGAAACCCAGATCGCGGAAATCCATTGGCCCGTCGCTGAGCGCCGCGAGCGCGAGCGCACCTACAATCTCAAGCGCCGCGCCGAAGTGCGCGCCCTCGCGCCGCGCTTCCCATGGGACGCCTATTTCGACGCCCGCGGCCTCGCCAACCAAGACGAAGTGGTTATCGCCGAGCTCAACACCATGACGCCGCTGGCGGAGTTGGTGATGCGCACGCCGGTTTCCACGTGGCGCGCTTACATCACGTGGCACTATGTTCGCACCAAAGCCCACGTCCTACCGCGCGCCATTGATGACGCGAACTTTGCGTTCTTCGGCCAACAGCTCAACGGCCAGCCGCGCCAGCGCGAACGCTGGCAGCGCGCTATCCAGGCTATCAACAACAGCATGGGCGAAGCCGTCGGCGAACTCTACGTCGCCCGCCATTTCCCGCCAGAAGCCAAAACTCAAGCGCTTGCGCTCGTTGAAAACATGCGCCGCGCCTACGGCGAGCGCATCGACGCCTCAACATGGATGAGCCCGGCCACGAAGGTTCTCGCGCGCGAAAAGCTCGCCACCTTCCGCCCGAAGATTGGCTATCCCGATCGCTGGAAAGATTATTCGGCGCTCGACATCCGCGCCGGCGACGCCTTCGGCAACCAAATGCGCTGGGCGGTTTGGGATTGGAGCAATGACGTCGCACGCCTCGGCCGCCCGAGCGACCGCGAAGAATGGTTCATGATGCCCCACGCCGTGAACGCGTATTACAATCCGCCGTTCAACGAGATCGTGTTTCCCGCTGGCTATTTGCAACCGCCGCTGTTCGATCCGAACGCCGATCCAGCCGTCAATTACGGCGCCATCGGCGGCGTCATCGGCCACGAAATGGGCCACGGCTTCGACGACCAAGGCGCCAAGTCCGACGCGCGCGGCGTGCTGCGCGATTGGTGGCTGCCGGAGGACGTCACCCGCTTTCAAGCCGTCACCGGACGCCTGGCGGACCAATACAGTGAGTTTGAACCGCTTCCCGGCCTGCATCTGAACGGCCGCCTCTCGCTCGGCGAGAACATCGGCGATTGCGGCGGCCTGCAGGTTGCGCTGCACGCCTATCGCATCGCGCTCAACGGCCAAGAAGCGCCTGTGCTCGAAGGCACCACTGGCCTGCAACGCTTCTTCATGGGCCGCGCGCAACATCGCAAGCAGATCGTCCGCGAACAGCAATTGCGCAATCAGGTGATGACGGGCCCGCACTCGCCGGCGCGCTATCGCATCAACGGCCCAGCGCGCAACATGGACGCCTGGTACGAAGCCTTTAACGTGCAGCCGGGCGATGCGCTCTATCTGCCGCCGGATCAGCGCATCACGATCTGGTAA